In the Flavobacteriales bacterium genome, one interval contains:
- a CDS encoding YjgP/YjgQ family permease: MKRLDRYIILRFLGTFLFIIALLMTISVVFDFSEKIDDFMKSKPTVQQVVVDYYINFILYYGNLFSPLIIFIALIFFTSRMAQRTEIVAILAGGVSFNRLLRPFFVAATLLVISSLILNHFIIPEANKTRVAFEEEYYKKRNVNRDKDIHMEVRPGTIVYFYNVRVEDNTGTRFSLEKWDKGDLKFKLLSTRAEQDEQTGVWTIYDYRIREYGDQEIIRSGARLDTLLGFDIKELGKSKQFVSSMNYFELEEFLQKEKLTGTDKMPFYLIEKHQRTSYPIATYVLTLIGVSVASRKTRGGIGVQIAIGFLIVLLYIFAMKVTTVSATNAGLDPLLATWIPNVLFGVVAIYLYRRAPK, from the coding sequence TATCATCGCCCTGTTGATGACCATTTCTGTAGTATTCGATTTCTCCGAGAAGATCGATGACTTCATGAAATCAAAACCTACTGTACAGCAAGTGGTGGTAGATTATTACATCAACTTCATCTTGTACTATGGGAACCTATTCAGCCCCTTGATCATCTTCATCGCCCTGATATTCTTCACGAGTCGCATGGCGCAGCGTACCGAGATCGTTGCGATCCTGGCCGGTGGTGTGAGCTTCAATAGATTGCTAAGGCCCTTTTTTGTGGCCGCTACATTGCTGGTCATTTCGAGCTTGATCCTCAATCACTTCATCATACCAGAGGCCAATAAGACCAGAGTGGCCTTTGAAGAAGAGTACTACAAGAAGCGGAATGTGAATCGAGACAAGGACATCCATATGGAAGTTCGACCAGGGACTATCGTGTACTTCTACAATGTCAGAGTAGAGGATAACACGGGCACAAGATTCTCCTTGGAGAAATGGGATAAAGGGGACCTGAAATTCAAGTTGCTCTCCACCCGAGCTGAGCAAGATGAGCAGACAGGAGTATGGACTATATATGACTATCGCATCAGAGAATACGGTGATCAAGAAATCATCCGATCAGGAGCGCGACTGGATACCCTGCTCGGATTTGATATCAAAGAATTAGGCAAGAGCAAGCAGTTCGTTTCATCGATGAACTACTTCGAACTGGAAGAATTCCTGCAGAAGGAAAAACTGACTGGTACGGATAAGATGCCCTTCTATCTCATTGAGAAACATCAACGCACTTCTTATCCAATAGCAACCTATGTCCTGACCCTCATAGGTGTCTCAGTCGCCTCCAGGAAGACTCGAGGAGGCATAGGAGTTCAGATAGCGATAGGCTTTCTCATCGTACTGCTCTATATCTTCGCTATGAAAGTGACCACTGTATCCGCAACTAATGCCGGTCTCGATCCTCTGCTTGCCACTTGGATACCCAATGTGCTCTTTGGAGTGGTCGCCATATACCTATATAGAAGAGCACCGAAATAA